The Melitaea cinxia chromosome 16, ilMelCinx1.1, whole genome shotgun sequence genome contains the following window.
ttaagtaAGAGAAGATAAGAATAAAATTCTCAggataagtttttatatattaagtatatctACAGTGTATAAGTGTATTAACATTATGCGCTAATGTTCAATGTTGGTAATTAAACCTCATCAAttcaaatagacaaaaaaattctttaaaataatagttttttattcTTGAATAATAAGctattcttaaatataattcttgttATGCAActttattataagtttattgACCTTCGTcaataaacttataataaacaaaGTTGCTTATCTGAAACTGATCAtcttaaaaattgaatatttttataagaattgaaaaaatattacaacaaaaacaACCACATGAAGTAAACAgcgagattattattattggtctATTTTTGCttcataaataaagataaaagagACATAAAAGTTGGTATATCAAACCTTTTATGTAcaaattctaatattaaaaacatgagATGGATTATATGCCACGTTAATTATCCCGAGTTTACCTTAAAATTAgccgataaaaataataagatatttaatatatgaacTCCATGATAAGGACCTCATTTGAAAACAGATTAGCATAATCGTAACTGCATCTGTTGCGGAGACTTTCGAGGTTCAAACCCATTCATAACACACACTTGTATAGACGAAAcgactgtttattttttatgtgaaaatacGTACAAAACTACATTGCATCCAGATGGAACAGTACAGGACCCACGGGGGTATTTTAGTGGGGGTCggcgtttattttttttaaatgacaacaGAGATGTTATCGTTAGTTCGATGACTATGTTTATGGTAATGTGTTTTTAAAAACGCAAATTGGCATTGACGATTGAATTTTATAGTAGTATGTTAGTAAGTACTAGCTGAGCCTTGCAGTTTGGTCcgcgtaattttaaattaatcctGTTGAAATGTTGGGGTAAAAAGTAATCTATGTGTTATTGAAGATTTTCAGCTATTTACGTACGTTTATCAGTTCTGTAAAATTTCCTTGTCGATGTTACAAATATCCACACAAagttttgtatatgtattatcaGTAACACAACGTATACTTAAATCTGTAAATCAGAAACCGCAATAAAAAAGGCGATTGCATTAATCTTGCTATCAGTACGACTAAACAATGATCGATGCGTGGGCCCGGCTGGTTATTACGACAGGGTTATATCTTCCGTGACGAGAGTCTCCAGGTAGAACTCTGTTTGGTAGTACAAAGCCCACGCTTCCTTATTTACTGGTCTTGTTTCGCATCACTACACAGTTACTCTTGAGCAACGCTAATTTTGtacaattcattttattatggTTACAATGTAGATATGtgataaattatatgtttattaaaaaaaatgataattgtgttttctcacaaacgaaaaaaacaaccttaatttacattcatttactttgacaagtaataaaacgtaggttgtcgacaaaataatcaattaaaacgcattattagtaATAACAAAGTACTCATTACATCTCGATTAAACTATAGCTACTAATTGTCCCGCGCTATTTCATCGATCTTGCAGTTTAATTTCCGGCCTATGTGTCACtctagatctccagctatctatgTACCGAGTTACCAGGATAACCAGCTTAGTAGATTTTGCGTAAAGGAGTAACAAACGTCTAACCATTCACCCATCTTCACaaacgttatatatatatacctactcagaagaatttcatttttatacgacatacataattatgtacatgtgtgagttataaaatattcaaaacaaatacaaacattaaaaatataaccatAGCTCTATAGCTCGTGGGCATAACAAGTGACGTATCTCTTTTTCAAGGTACTATACTTTCTGGTGACAGCACCAGTAGAATCAAGAAGACGATAGACTAaacagtagttttttttttttttttttgaacaaataccaattattatattttgaatcatcaaataataaaaaactaatatagCTGATAGTAGGTATCCCTAATATCGCATTTGTTAAAGATTATTAAGATGTACTTAAATATCTTTACAATCGGgccgtatttaaaatattgtattattttctataatttaatatttacccacggaattattagttttttttaatgacaaaatataaaattttacttttattatattaagaataatattatgttaatttttacaGGATTATCCGTCACATATATTTATTCGTGTTTACCTAttcgttttatgtttttattataaatgattaaACATAACCAAAATAAAATGTGAGGATTTAATAAGTAGTAACAAAAATTGTCTTTACAACAAAAAGTTACTTCACTTTAAATAGTTAAGTCAGATTAAAGTTAATGTATCCTTTATATTTTAGCCTATATAaggatataaaaacaaataaaatattgtcatacacaacaaaaacaatttattaataaaacaaataaataaaatctcaaAAACCTCACTCgataaactatttataaaattaattaatataattaatatggcAAAATGAGAATTGAGGAATACCTAATAAACACTCCAACACTTCACTATCACGTAAATGTCCTGTcaatgtactcgtagtcaaatTCCGCGAAGAAGGAGTCGAAAGGAGATAAGGAGTCCTCAGCGAATTCCGACGGAGTCTCTTGCTCAGTGGAGAATTCGGATAATTCCGAGCAAAGTGGAGAAGGCCAGCGGTCGGGCCGGGAAGAGTCAGTCTCCGGACTTGAGTCTCTTAAAGCAGAAGACAGTGCTGTAATATACCGCATCGCTAATCGCAGAGTCGTTATTTTGGTCAGTTTCTCGCAAGGAACGGGGGTGCCAGTGATTTCAGCGGCAGGCACCGCTCGTCGCAGCGCCTCGAAGGCGCGGTTTATCTCCCTCATCCTACTGCGCTCCCGCGCGTTGGCAGTTTTCCTCCTGTACTTGCTGAGCGGCTGCGGAGTGCGGCGCGCACGCGGCTCTCGGGAGCGCGCCGCGCGCGGACGCAGCTGATACTTGTCGTGATCGGGCATCGAGTGCGAGCCCCACGCGACGCCCGCGCCCGAATTCCGCTTTAAAAAATACGCTCACCCCGCCCACTCGCCCCGCTCCGTTCATGTATACTCGTGATGAAAATCGGAGGCTGTGTAATGATTACAGTTGCGAAATTAATGCCTTCTTTTAGGTAGTAGTTGTTATctgttatcatttttatttatgttggcATCAATGATTACATAAAGCACAGCCATAAAGCTTCTTTTTCAATAGAATAAATCGAGCTTGTCCATTTATGTAGAATATATACCTAGTCATTTCATTTTGCCATAAATTCCTTAGCGAAGATGACAACATCGGTATATCTAAATTAATGTAGGTAGGCGTTAGtagtataaattacatttaatatctTTGTTAAGTGTTTTACAGAACACTCATAAGTATTTTACTGTGCGGCATCATGACctcgtttattaaaataatattctgtgATCTTGCAGTAATCTTTCACAATATTTGAACCTCTCCCTATCAATCCATCCTATCAATTTATCTCGAACACTAAggtaacaaacatttttaaatacatataaataataaaattatttggtgtcatgggacaccaggtaggaacgaagttccttcgaatagtatagaagcaacacaatttgaaaaaaaaaatgttatttaaattttctagttcttgatttttttttaattttgttgattggtttttaattaagtacataaaagtatttaggattagtattttatttagtattttagaaaataacaaatatcgtaaaattaaataaatcaaacaaaataataataataattcaaactattaagtgaaataaaaaaaacgtgtctttattttttttcgacagtataaaattacataaataattttaaaaaagtaaaaaaagtaatattttagttttacaaacgtcatattatacagtcgtgtgactgatattacgtcacttccgttatatatttttcttacggttttagtatcacattttttttcagttcggtcgcccagtcaAATTTCAAGCCTGCCATAAGGAGATTCGTTCCATAAATGGTCTTacgacaaaatttaaattagagattataaaatataaaatagcgattattttagttttatttcacaTGTACCTCACTTAATCGCGCGAAGATACAGCGTCACAATGAATGAACAAGGCGCTAAGCGGCTAAGCCAAAGTAGTG
Protein-coding sequences here:
- the LOC123660882 gene encoding helix-loop-helix protein delilah-like, yielding MPDHDKYQLRPRAARSREPRARRTPQPLSKYRRKTANARERSRMREINRAFEALRRAVPAAEITGTPVPCEKLTKITTLRLAMRYITALSSALRDSSPETDSSRPDRWPSPLCSELSEFSTEQETPSEFAEDSLSPFDSFFAEFDYEYIDRTFT